A single region of the Garra rufa chromosome 6, GarRuf1.0, whole genome shotgun sequence genome encodes:
- the adra2c gene encoding alpha-2C adrenergic receptor → MHNLSFASEVDTYIDIGFTSSGNSTSYSPATIIGLAGLVSFLILFTIVGNVLVVIAVLTSRALKPPQNLFLVSLASADILVATLIIPFSLANELMGYWFFGKVWCDIYLALDVLFCTSSIVHLCAISLDRYWSVTQAVEYNLKRTPRRVKGMIVVVWLIAAVISFPPLISMDRNNDGDGSEPQCQLNDHTWYILYSSIGSFFAPCVIMILVYIRIYQVAKTRTRSMSEKRRDPDGGSGTPRLENGLSREDSRRENGHCASPPPGERKPGEDDPDADLEDSSSSDEKAKRTQNESAPSRKDRRSSRKNSSSSKHSSRKSRASSKSLDLFSSRRKRRNTISRKKISQAREKRFTFVLAVVMGVFVVCWFPFFFSYSLYGICREPCAIHETLFKFFFWIGYCNSSLNPVIYTIFNQDFRRAFQKILCKSWKRSF, encoded by the coding sequence ATGCATAACTTAAGCTTTGCAAGCGAAGTGGACACTTACATTGACATTGGTTTTACATCCTCTGGGAATTCTACAAGTTATTCTCCGGCCACCATTATAGGGCTTGCGGGGCTGGTGAGCTTCCTCATCTTGTTTACAATAGTGGGGAATGTGCTGGTCGTTATCGCCGTTTTAACGAGTAGAGCGCTCAAGCCACCGCAAAACCTTTTTCTTGTGTCTCTGGCCAGTGCGGACATTCTGGTGGCCACTCTGATAATCCCTTTCTCTCTGGCCAATGAATTAATGGGCTATTGGTTTTTTGGGAAAGTTTGGTGTGATATCTATCTAGCACTAGATGTTCTTTTCTGCACATCTTCTATTGTTCACCTGTGTGCCATAAGTCTGGACAGGTACTGGTCTGTAACACAGGCAGTCGAGTATAACTTAAAGCGGACGCCTCGCAGGGTAAAGGGCATGATTGTGGTGGTCTGGCTGATCGCGGCTGTAATCTCCTTTCCACCGCTCATCTCCATGGACAGGAATAATGATGGTGACGGGAGCGAACCACAATGCCAGCTGAACGACCACACGTGGTACATCCTGTACTCCAGCATCGGGTCCTTCTTTGCCCCGTGTGTCATCATGATCCTCGTTTACATCCGAATCTACCAGGTGGCTAAGACGAGAACCCGAAGTATGTCTGAAAAGCGTCGTGACCCGGACGGAGGATCAGGAACGCCACGGCTGGAGAACGGCTTGAGCCGTGAGGATTCTAGGCGGGAAAACGGGCACTGTGCCTCGCCACCACCAGGGGAACGCAAACCAGGCGAGGATGACCCAGATGCCGATCTGGAGGACAGCAGCTCATCTGACGAGAAGGCCAAGCGGACGCAAAACGAGTCGGCGCCCTCACGAAAAGACCGCCGATCCAGCCGCAAAAACAGCTCCAGCTCCAAGCATTCCAGCCGAAAGTCCCGAGCCAGCAGCAAGTCCCTGGACTTGTTTTCCTCCCGCAGAAAAAGGAGGAAcacaatttcgagaaaaaaaattTCCCAGGCACGAGAGAAGCGGTTCACCTTTGTGCTGGCCGTGGTCATGGGTGTGTTCGTGGTCTGCTGGTTTCCTTTCTTCTTCAGCTACAGCCTGTATGGGATCTGTCGGGAGCCCTGCGCCATCCATGAGAcccttttcaagtttttcttctGGATCGGTTACTGCAACAGCTCCCTCAACCCCGTCATCTACACCATCTTCAACCAGGACTTCCGGCGAGCTTTTCAGAAGATCCTGTGCAAGTCCTGGAAGAGGTCTTTTTAG